One stretch of Variovorax sp. 54 DNA includes these proteins:
- a CDS encoding TetR/AcrR family transcriptional regulator — protein sequence MTNSSPDDTPATTARRRTKAPQTRAAALMDAAEQLFITKGIAATSIDDIAAGAQVAKGTFYLYFPSKEAMLGALQQRFVDTFCGRLQEAMDRHAPGKYRARLKAWVETGLETYLDNVALHDVVFHEYRPEDRRMRNDNVVITQLVTLLTQGDAAGVWEVEDATLTAVILFNALHGVADDAVAMGPHANPVADRRRRARALTRFFEQALRPDDSDDA from the coding sequence ATGACAAACAGCAGCCCCGACGACACCCCTGCCACCACCGCACGCCGCCGCACCAAGGCGCCGCAGACCCGCGCCGCCGCGCTGATGGACGCTGCCGAGCAGCTGTTCATCACCAAAGGCATTGCGGCCACCAGCATCGATGACATCGCGGCCGGCGCGCAGGTGGCCAAGGGCACCTTCTATCTGTACTTCCCGTCGAAGGAGGCGATGCTCGGCGCGTTGCAGCAGCGCTTCGTCGACACCTTCTGCGGGCGCCTGCAGGAGGCGATGGACCGCCACGCGCCGGGCAAGTACCGCGCGCGGCTCAAGGCCTGGGTGGAGACGGGGCTGGAGACCTACCTGGACAACGTCGCGTTGCACGACGTGGTGTTCCACGAGTACCGGCCCGAGGACCGGCGCATGCGCAACGACAACGTCGTCATCACGCAGCTCGTGACCCTGCTGACGCAAGGCGACGCCGCGGGCGTGTGGGAGGTCGAGGACGCGACGCTGACGGCCGTGATCCTCTTCAATGCACTGCACGGCGTGGCCGACGATGCCGTGGCGATGGGGCCGCACGCGAACCCCGTGGCCGACCGGCGCCGCCGCGCCCGCGCGCTCACGCGCTTCTTCGAGCAGGCCCTGCGGCCCGACGACAGCGACGACGCCTGA